The Marasmius oreades isolate 03SP1 chromosome 11, whole genome shotgun sequence genome includes a region encoding these proteins:
- a CDS encoding uncharacterized protein (CAZy:GT15): MNTTSRYILLILGILFSLHWILSLTHEEYSRVTSIDSIASHFRGGTAAEKHPVPEEYLELNSGTLSYNRKANATFVVLARNSDLENTVRSIRRMEDRFNRVHRYPYVILNEVPFTDEFKKRVSNVITSSVEFGLIPKEHWFQPDWIDEEKATAGRKKLEEEGVIYGGSVSYRNMCRFNSGFFFRHPLMLKYRWYWRIEPDIHYHCDVNFDPFLFLEDHNKIYGFTISMYEFEKTIPTLWGHVRDFMKLHPEYIAEDNAMGFMSENNGETYNLCHFWSNFEIADMDFWRGPAYTAFFEYLDKQGGFYYERWGDAPVHSIAAAIFAKKDQIHFFDEIGYEHNPYTHCPKKEESWERGRCGCDRGRSFDYDGYSCLSKWDRLMEG, encoded by the exons ATGAATACGACATCGAGATATATACTTCTTATACTTGGAATTTTG TTCTCTCTTCATTGGATTCTCAGTCTGACTCATGAAGAATACAGTCGAGTTACTTCAATCGACAGCATAGCGTCTCATTTTCGAGGAGGAACAGCTGCTGAAAAGCATCCAGTACCAGAAGAATACCTCGAGTTGAACAGTGGGACGCTATCATACAACCGCAAAGCGAATGCCACGTTCGTCGTCCTGGCACGGAACAGCGATCTGGAAAACACAGTTAGAAGTATCCGGAGAATGGAGGACCGGTTTAACAGGGTTCACAGATACCCGTATGTGATCTTGAATGAGGTACCGTTTACAGATGAATTCAAAAA GCGTGTTTCCAATGTCATCACATCCTCAGTGGAGTTTGGCCTTATTCCGAAAGAACACTGGTTCCAGCCTGATTGGATAGATGAGGAGAAAGCAACGGCAGGGAGGAAGAAgttggaagaggagggtgTCATTTACGGAG GAAGTGTATCGTACCGCAATATGTGCAGATTTAATTCGGGA ttctttttcCGTCACCCACTCATGCTAAAGTACCGTTGGTATTGGCGTATCGA GCCAGATATCCACTACCACTGCGACGTCAATTTCGATCCGTTCCTATTCCTGGAAGACCACAACAAGATTTATG GTTTCACCATTTCCATGTACGAATTCGAGAAGACCATACCGACATTGTGGGGGCATGTCAGAG ATTTCATGAAACTTCATCCGGAATACATCGCTGAAGACAACGCCATGGGATTCATGTCGGAAAACAATGGCGAGACCTACAATTTGTGCCACT TCTGGTCCAATTTCGAAATCGCTGATATGGACTTCTGGCGAGGGCCAGCCTACACTGCGTTCTTCGAATACCTTGACAAGCAGGGTGGATTCTACTATGAA CGTTGGGGAGATGCACCCGTTCATTCAATAGCAGCTGCAATTTTCGCGAAAAAGGATCAAATCCACTTCTTTGATGAAATAGGGTATGAGCATAATCCGTACACACAttgtccaaagaaagaggagAGTTGGGAACGTGGACGGTGTGGATGTGATAGAGGCAGGAGTTTTG ATTACGATGGGTATTCGTGTCTCAGCAAGTGGGATCGATTGATGGAGGGTTGA